DNA from Brassica napus cultivar Da-Ae chromosome C4, Da-Ae, whole genome shotgun sequence:
TTCGTGGGTGGCGAAGTAAGAGGCTCGGTGTAGGGCGTCATCCAACGAGATAGGTGCTCGTACTGCTAGTTCTTCCCTGAATTTGGATGAGAACCATACGCCATTCTTCAATGCTGCTAGGGCGACGACCTCGTTCGGATGCGAAATCTTGGCCTTGATTTCTCGGAACTTGTTTATGTACGCTCTCAACGGCTCGGAAGGTGCTTGCTTGAGATTCCAAAGATCTGCCTCGGTAACTCTTGTCTCTATGAATACTGGATACTGTTTGAGGAAAGTAGATACCAACTGAGTGAAATTGTCAATCGAGTCTTCTTCTAGTCcagcgaaccattcgagggcggCCCCCGTGAGGTTCTCGGCGAAGAAGCGGCAGTAAACTGCCACTTTTTCGTCGTCGGTGAGGTGTGCTCTCGATATTTCTAGACAGAAGGCTCATACATGGGCCTTTGGGTCTGTGTTTCCTACATATTCGTGGAATTTTAATTTCCCAATGTGATGCAGCCTTACGCTGGCGATTCTGTTTGTAAATAGAGTCCTTTTGGCTTCTTCGATGACCATGTCTATATCTGGGGCAGAGCTCGTTGCCATATGTACGATCCCATGTATCCTCTTGAGCTCGGCATCGTTCCTCTCGATATAATTCTGGAATGCTCCGGTTTCACTCGGGatctctaggtcttcccattggGGATCGATATTGACGGGACCGCGAAGATCGTGCCTTCGAGCTTATATTGTTGAGTTATCGAATCCCACTTGGTGGAAGGTCCTCGTGGCGGATGGAGTTCGATTCTTGGGGATCGAATGGTTCGGCGGCGGGATCCGTTATCTTGGTTCCCCCTGCCTTTCCGTTGATCCGTTCTGGAATTGGATCGGAGTACTTCGTGGACGTTGCAGTCCAGTCTCGATTTCGTCCAATCCGCTATAGCTTAAGCTTCGGTGGGTCATGCCCTGCGGCGGGGGTCGTTGTGAGTTTTCTCCCATGAAGCGTCTGGATCGAGCGCTTGGGATCTCCGGGGTACCAAACAGACCGGCGTTTTGGGGGTTCGACGTCCATCGTAACGGATCGAGGGGCGTTTGATTTCTTTCTCGAACGTTTGCAGCTCGACGCTCTGCGAGTTCCCTCTCAGCCTGGTCTAGTCGATTAGTGATCCTTTGGTTACGAATTTCGTCAATTAGAGACGAGAGCATTCCTCGAAGTTCGGTCATTTCTTCTCGAGTTTGTGCTAGAGGGGTCGGCGAAATTGGTCTGGATTGAGATCGGGTTAGGTAATCGGCGGATTGTCTGTCCCCGGGATGGTTCCAGACTCGAGCTCCGACTCGTTCTGGGATCGACGTCTAATTGATCGGGAGAGATCGATCTTGACTTGAAGCCCAAATCGGAGGGATTCGTTGCATCTGGGTTGTTCCGGTTGCGTCATTGGCTCCCGTTAACCCAGTTGGTGTCGCTTCGGTCCCCGAGTCGGATCTGATAGGATCGATGTCGTTGACTCTTGAGGGTGTGGTTCCGACGGTTTGGTTGGGTACCATAATCGCGCTTAGGAAACTTAGATCGGTTTCTTAT
Protein-coding regions in this window:
- the LOC125585962 gene encoding uncharacterized protein LOC125585962: MVPNQTVGTTPSRVNDIDPIRSDSGTEATPTGLTGANDATGTTQMQRIPPIWASKISRAHLTDDEKVAVYCRFFAENLTGAALEWFAGLEEDSIDNFTQLVSTFLKQYPVFIETRVTEADLWNLKQAPSEPLRAYINKFREIKAKISHPNEVVALAALKNGVWFSSKFREELAVRAPISLDDALHRASYFATHEEEVAALKEQYSANKNNATRKSTAPKEPAIKGQYSYEINNSPQKSSTYDFSKYCVFHDRKGHSTKECRAALRSQNENKKTTEETGEEEEEPVTSKSNRKAKVSTNKRGWETEQESPSSPPPAPKKRVNMISWGPNNNATDEIKSQTEGKMRFEITVAIHTLENPDEATLPPSIT